CAAGGAAACGGCTCTCACAAGAGAGAGCAGACTGGAGGCGTGACCATCCTATAGGATTCTCCGCAAAATACGCACCATTACCAGATGGTAGTGGATTTGATATTATGAAATGGATTTGCCGAATTCCGGGGAAAAAGGTTTGTCATATACCTTCCAGTCACTTATTTCTACGATATCGCTATTTTTTGCATAAATAAAAATTACGCCTGTTTTATGATGCATTTATACAGGGGTCCATGTGGGAAGGTGGTGAGTATACCTTAACTATGGAGTTTACCGACGACTACCCAAGCAAACCGCCCAAATGTAAATTCACACCTGTACTATTTCATCCAAATGTATACCCTTCAGGTACAGTATGCTTATCTATACTAAGTGAAGATAAGGATTGGAAACCATCTATTACAATCAAGCAAATTCTCCTGGGCATTCAGGTTTGTATTTGCATAAGACGTActtttatta
This is a stretch of genomic DNA from Babesia bovis T2Bo chromosome 1, whole genome shotgun sequence. It encodes these proteins:
- a CDS encoding ubiquitin conjugating enzyme family protein, which encodes MDTIARKRLSQERADWRRDHPIGFSAKYAPLPDGSGFDIMKWICRIPGKKGSMWEGGEYTLTMEFTDDYPSKPPKCKFTPVLFHPNVYPSGTVCLSILSEDKDWKPSITIKQILLGIQDLLDNPNPLSPAQAEPYLLFVKNRDAYNARVRKQALENVPAAFN